The proteins below come from a single Leptidea sinapis chromosome Z, ilLepSina1.1, whole genome shotgun sequence genomic window:
- the LOC126978504 gene encoding putative serine protease K12H4.7 has product MYLRTILWVLIFCLIGVGAVHFREKKIQEHYKLTAITNETKPEIKWFTQILDHNDRNNKQTWQQRYYAYDKFYDPADPGLVFLLLEGEGTLSDNFVAKSYWIELSKKFKALAFYLEHRFYGESHPTSDFSMNNLKYLTSQQVLADTANFVKGINKQYKLSAHTKWVVFGGSYSGNLAAWFRLKFPKVVYAAVSSSAPLKAKYNFDEYLTVVVKSLRAKAPGVQCDQKVQAAHEELVKRMQESPEVVVKDFKVCKPYSEWSKDDLKYFYASVTDDFAGLVQYDDVSSVSRKSYNYSINKVCNNIFKDNSPYTALVKFRELSRNLYKQSCFNIDYNYWIGSLKNESLSISPDRLWWYQTCLEFGYFQTSDKVVSFFGNYFPIDYFEKICKSVYGERFTKKFSESGIAKTNHYYGGADINGSRILFVHGSIDPWHVLGVTESRPNMPRIYIKGSAHCADMYQQEDGDSKEINNARKKIKCYLEKWLHRKTVQ; this is encoded by the exons ATGTATCTTCGTACAATTCTTTGGGTTTTAATATTCTGTCTCATAGGAGTGGGCGCAGTGCATTTTCGTGAAAAGAAAATTCAAGAACACTACAAACTAACCGCTATCACAAATGAAACTAAACCAGAAATCAAGTGGTTTACGCAAATCCTTGACCACAATGATCGTAATAATAAGCAAACGTGGCAACAG agATACTACGCTTATGACAAATTTTACGATCCTGCAGATCCAGGACTCGTGTTTTTGCTTTTAGAAGGAGAGGGAACTCTTAGCGATAACTTTGTGGCCAAATCCTATTGGATAGAATTATCCAAGAAATTTAAAGCATTAGCTTTTTATTTAGAACATCGCTTCTATGGAGAGAGTCACCCAACaag tgATTTTAGTATGAACAATCTAAAATACTTGACGTCACAACAAGTGCTTGCAGATACTGCAAACTTTGTTAAAGGAATAAATAAACAGTACAAACTTAGTGCTCATACAAAGTGGGTAGTGTTTGGCGGATCTTATTCAGGAAACCTAGCAGCTTGGTTCAGACTCAAATTTCCTAAAGTTGTCTATGCAGCGGTTTCATCAAGCGCTCCTCTTAAGGCTAAATACAACTTTGAtg AATATCTTACAGTGGTTGTGAAATCATTGAGGGCGAAAGCTCCTGGTGTTCAATGTGACCAGAAAGTCCAAGCTGCACATGAAGAACTTGTAAAACGAATGCAGGAGAGCCCAGAAGTTGTTGTAAAAGATTTTAA GGTCTGCAAGCCATACTCAGAGTGGAGTAAGGAtgatttaaagtatttttacgCTTCAGTGACTGACGATTTTGCCGGACTTGTACAATATGATGATGTCAGCTCTGTAAGCAGAAAATCTTATAACTACTCTATTAATAAA gtatgtaataatatctttaaagaTAACAGCCCATACACTGCGCTCGTCAAATTTCGTGAACTTTCCCGGAATCTGTACAAACAATCGTGTTTCAATATTGATTATAACTACTGGATAGGGAGCTTAAAGAACGAGTCTTTGAGTATTTCTCCAG ATCGGCTTTGGTGGTACCAAACGTGCTTAGAGTTTGGTTACTTCCAAACATCGGACAAAGTTGTATCATTTTTCGGCAATTACTTTCCAATTGATTACTTCGAGAAAATTTGCAAATCAGTCTATGGAGAAAG ATTTACCAAAAAGTTTTCCGAATCAGGAATCGCCAAAACTAATCATTATTACGGTGGTGCTGATATAAATGGTAGTCGCATCCTCTTTGTACATGGTTCGATCGACCCATGGCATGTTCTAGGAGTTACTGAGTCTCGACCCAATATGCCCCGCATATACATAAAAG GAAGTGCCCATTGCGCTGATATGTACCAACAAGAGGACGGTGATTCCAAGGAGATAAATAACgctcgaaaaaaaattaaatgctaCTTGGAAAAATGGTTACATAGGAAAACGGTACAGTAA
- the LOC126978980 gene encoding nuclear receptor subfamily 2 group E member 1-like, giving the protein MDSKPETLCRVCGDKASGKHYGVPSCDGCRGFFKRSIRRNLDYVCKDKGRCIVDVSRRNQCQACRFSKCLRVNMKKDAVQHERAPRPINTQQQVSLHKLGYNFSRQPYPNSLPFSPFTYNLSDRHINAPILESSFQEFRLPDTSLADMQHLSPLLSAQAALSSANPFKVPLFPSHLHYPVPHPGYLSTNILYPPIISMESLRKVESVSDKTITSQNNILFYNKTKTAERSNSPQVDKMKEDEVTSSEEACRERKDVRVCSPTFEKKSKYATTYDPESNSDHEKKDRDNHSNKQKSLPESTIEDDRANYEGKKLDFMHCNTENLYAPAAKLLVVTIKWLHTLAPFRQMTQSERNDLVINNWKELFVLNAAQHSFSFEEEQITALMSSRRPSIVKEMKKLTSLIKKITLHGLDKLEYECLKSAILFRTDSLDCPSTSRDIEMLQEEVLLHLQRHCSTKDSFRLGKIMLLLPSVCRLVNHGVLEDLLFSSTSVDDINATLARILMYTE; this is encoded by the exons TAACTTGGACTATGTATGCAAGGACAAAGGACGATGCATTGTTGACGTTAGCAGAAGAAATCAGTGCCAAGCTTGCCGCTTCTCCAAATGTCTGAGAGTTAATATGAAGAAAGATG CTGTTCAACATGAACGCGCGCCTAGACCGATCAACACTCAACAACAGGTCTCACTTCACAAACTCGGATACAATTTCTCGCGACAACCATATCCAAACTCACTTCCGTTTTCCCCTTTTACATACAACCTTTCTGACCGACACATCAATGCACCAATTCTAGAAAGTTCATTCCAAGAGTTCCGACTCCCTGATACGTCTCTCGCAGACATGCAACACCTAAGTCCACTATTGAGTGCTCAAGCAGCACTCAGTTCCGCAAATCCTTTTAAAGTTCCTTTATTCCCGTCACACTTACACTACCCTGTGCCACATCCAGGATATTTATctactaatattttatatcctCCAATAATATCTATGGAGAGTCTAAGAAAAGTGGAATCTGTTAGCgata AAACAATTACTtctcaaaacaatatattattttataataaaacgaaGACAGCTGAGAGGTCCAACTCCCCGCAAGTTGATAAAATGAAGGAAGACGAAGTAACAAGTTCTGAAGAAGCTTGCAGAG AACGCAAAGATGTACGTGTCTGCAGTCcgacatttgaaaaaaaatctaaatatgcAACTACATATGATCCGGAAAGTAATTCAGATCATGAAAAGAAAGACAGAGACaatcattcaaataaacaaaaaagccTACCAGAGAGTACTATCGAAGACGATAGAGCTAACTATGAGGGCAAAAAGTTAGACTTTATGCATTGCAATACGGAAAACCTGTATGCTCCAGCAGCAAAATTGCTCGTAGTTACAATAAAGTGGTTACACACGCTTGCTCCATTTAGACAAATGACACAGAGTGAACGGAATGATCTTGTCATAAATAACTGGAAAGAATTGTTTGTATTAAATGCCGCTCAACATTCTTTTTCATTTGAAGAAG AACAAATAACAGCACTAATGAGTTCAAGACGACCAAGTATTGTGAAAGAAATGAAGAAGCTTACTtcattgattaaaaaaataactcttCATGGGCTGGATAAGTTGGAGTACGAATGCTTAAAATCAGCTATACTATTTCGAACAG ATTCTCTAGATTGCCCGTCAACGTCACGTGACATCGAAATGCTGCAAGAGGAAGTGTTGCTTCATCTGCAGCGGCACTGCTCAACTAAGGATAGTTTTAGACTCGGCAAGATAATGTTACTATTGCCAAGCGTGTGTCGGTTAGTTAACCACGGCGTGTTAGAGGATTTATTGTTCTCTTCTACCTCTGTCGATGATATTAATGCTACCCTAGCACGTATTTTAATGTATAcagaataa